The genomic segment TGAATTTCATATATTCCCTGTCGCCAGACCACTAGAGCACCAGCGCACCAGAGCACCAGAGCACCAGAGATTATAGGCTATTAGACTGTAGGGTTTCGACCTACAGCCTAACAGTCTAACAGTCTACAGTCTGACAAAGCACCAGTCACCTGTCGCCTCGTTGCCTGTCTTTCATTATTTCCCTTACTTTTTTTAAGTCTTCCATTGTATCTACACTTATAGAATCATATTGAGAAATAACAACCTTTATCCTGTAACCGTTTTCAAGTGCTCTTAACTGCTCAAGCCCTTCTGTATCTTCAAGCATTGAATGTTTTATCCTCGTAAATGTCCGAAGAAAATCTTTTCTGTATGCATATATGCCTAAATGTTTTAACCACCTGCCTGAATCTAATTTTTTAGGATAGGGTATGCCTGAACGAGAAAAATATAGTGCAAAATTCTCTCTATCGCACACAACCTTTGTAATGGAAGGGTTTTGAATATCCTGCATACTGTCTATTGGAACAGCAACGGTTCCCATCTGACAGTCTTTAAATTCCAACATCTGCTGAAGAAGTTCCTCAACAACAAGAGGGCTTAAAAGAGGTTCATCTGCCTGCACATTTATAATAATAGAGCAGTCTATATTTTCAACTGCTTCTGCAATCCTGTCTGTCCCACACTTATGAAGAGGTGATGTAAGAACAGCCTTCCCGCCAAAACCCTGGACAACAGATAAAATCTCTTGCGAATCTGTTGCGATAAGAACAGACTCTACATTTTTCACCCTCTGTGCATTCTTATAAACATACCACAGCATGGGCTTGCCTTTAAGACTTAAAATTACTTTTTTAGAAAGCCTTGTTGAACCTGAACGAGCAGGTATAACTATTATTGCTCCTCTTTCCACTGAATATCTTTCAAGGAATTTTTTTCCTCAGATAACAAATTTCCGACCCTTGTAATTG from the bacterium Unc6 genome contains:
- a CDS encoding 3-deoxy-D-manno-octulosonate cytidylyltransferase; the encoded protein is MERGAIIVIPARSGSTRLSKKVILSLKGKPMLWYVYKNAQRVKNVESVLIATDSQEILSVVQGFGGKAVLTSPLHKCGTDRIAEAVENIDCSIIINVQADEPLLSPLVVEELLQQMLEFKDCQMGTVAVPIDSMQDIQNPSITKVVCDRENFALYFSRSGIPYPKKLDSGRWLKHLGIYAYRKDFLRTFTRIKHSMLEDTEGLEQLRALENGYRIKVVISQYDSISVDTMEDLKKVREIMKDRQRGDR